The proteins below come from a single Pleuronectes platessa chromosome 1, fPlePla1.1, whole genome shotgun sequence genomic window:
- the thap11 gene encoding THAP domain-containing protein 11, which produces MPGFTCCVPGCYNNSHRDRDLRFYTFPKDTALRELWLRNISRAGVSGCFSTFQPTTGHRVCSVHFAGGRKTYSIRVPSLFPLRGVNERRSRRGRGRKVSAGVAAPGASATSGIVLTNVLGNTAEGAEGITGGEANDDTITVVQIGQNGEYLGTARLPAPSEGTCYTAPIVSVDDLNADDSSVDAASILHHLPMQYVSVTSSPLDHSYSLTTGTTSTELLRKLNEQRDIIALMEVKMKEMKASIRQLRVAEAKLQEEVRERDRLLYGNSVAISVRKKV; this is translated from the coding sequence ATGCCCGGCTTCACCTGCTGCGTGCCCGGGTGCTACAACAACTCGCACCGGGACCGGGACCTGCGCTTCTACACGTTTCCTAAGGACACGGCGCTGAGGGAGCTGTGGCTGAGGAACATCTCCCGGGCCGGGGTCAGCGGCTGCTTCAGCACCTTCCAGCCCACCACGGGACACCGAGTCTGCAGCGTGCACTTCGCAGGTGGGAGGAAGACCTACAGCATCCGAGTGCCGTCCCTCTTCCCTCTGCGGGGCGTGAACGAGCGCAGGAGCCGGCGGGGCAGAGGCAGGAAAGTGTCCGCTGGGGTGGCTGCCCCCGGCGCCTCTGCGACCTCCGGAATTGTCCTCACCAACGTGCTGGGCAACACGGCGGAAGGAGCTGAGGGCATCACCGGCGGAGAGGCGAACGACGACACCATCACCGTGGTGCAGATCGGCCAGAACGGGGAGTACCTGGGCACCGCGCGGCTGCCCGCTCCATCAGAGGGGACCTGTTACACGGCGCCGATCGTTAGTGTGGACGATCTCAACGCGGACGACTCGTCGGTAGATGCCGCGTCCATCCTGCACCATCTGCCGATGCAGTACGTCAGTGTGACCAGCAGCCCGCTGGACCACTCGTACTCGCTGACCACCGGCACCACGTCCACCGAGCTGCTGCGGAAACTGAACGAGCAGCGGGACATCATCGcactgatggaggtgaagatgaaggagatgaaggcGAGCATCCGTCAGCTGCGCGTGGCCGAGgccaagctgcaggaggaggtgcgGGAGCGGGACCGGCTGCTGTACGGCAACTCGGTGGCTATCAGCGTCCGGAAGAAAGTGTGA